A DNA window from Mesorhizobium sp. C432A contains the following coding sequences:
- a CDS encoding DUF1284 domain-containing protein, with the protein MTVRLRSHHLLCLLAYVGKGYSAAFVANYDVIAKRLGRGEDILIVSGPDDICRPLLGEAEPHCLRESAAGRDELAARDVGKLLARPIEAGVRLSLDAATLAALRAAFSAGVTREACQGCEWAGLCSTIAAGGYRDVRL; encoded by the coding sequence ATGACCGTCAGGCTGCGCTCCCACCATCTGCTTTGCCTGCTGGCCTATGTCGGCAAAGGGTACAGCGCAGCCTTCGTCGCCAATTATGACGTGATCGCGAAACGTCTGGGCCGGGGCGAGGATATTCTGATCGTCTCCGGCCCCGACGACATCTGCCGGCCGCTGCTCGGCGAGGCCGAGCCCCACTGCTTGCGCGAAAGCGCGGCAGGCCGGGACGAGCTGGCAGCACGCGATGTCGGCAAGCTGCTGGCCCGGCCCATCGAGGCGGGCGTCCGTCTCAGCCTCGACGCGGCAACGCTTGCGGCCTTGCGCGCGGCCTTTTCAGCCGGCGTGACGCGTGAGGCCTGCCAGGGTTGCGAGTGGGCCGGCCTGTGCAGCACGATAGCGGCAGGCGGATATCGCGATGTCAGGCTGTAG
- a CDS encoding biotin transporter BioY yields the protein MTDIAFSPSKPSFSPLRLQTRSHSWQAAAVVLGTLFLALLSQIEVPMVPVPVTMQTFAVTLVGALYGWRLGAMTIIAWLAEGAVGFPVLSGGAAGASYFVGATGGYLFAFPLVGALVGWLAERGWNGNRVLLAFAGMVLGNLACLVLGTAWLAVMIGLEQAIAFGFLPFLVGGLLKSALGTATLKLFWSNKADPAGA from the coding sequence ATGACCGACATCGCCTTTTCGCCGTCCAAGCCGTCCTTCAGCCCGTTGCGCCTGCAAACCCGCTCGCATAGCTGGCAGGCCGCGGCCGTCGTCCTCGGTACGCTGTTTCTGGCGCTGTTGTCCCAGATCGAGGTGCCGATGGTGCCGGTGCCGGTCACCATGCAGACCTTCGCCGTGACGCTGGTCGGCGCACTTTATGGCTGGCGGCTTGGCGCCATGACCATCATCGCCTGGCTCGCCGAGGGCGCCGTGGGCTTTCCTGTCCTGTCCGGAGGGGCAGCGGGCGCGTCGTATTTCGTCGGGGCAACGGGCGGTTATCTCTTCGCCTTCCCGCTCGTCGGCGCGCTTGTCGGCTGGCTGGCCGAGCGCGGCTGGAACGGCAACCGCGTGCTGCTCGCCTTCGCCGGCATGGTCCTCGGCAACCTCGCCTGCCTGGTTCTCGGCACGGCCTGGCTCGCCGTCATGATCGGCCTCGAACAGGCCATCGCCTTCGGTTTCCTGCCGTTCCTCGTCGGCGGCCTGCTGAAATCGGCGCTCGGCACCGCGACGCTCAAGCTGTTTTGGAGCAACAAGGCGGACCCGGCAGGAGCATGA